One Gossypium hirsutum isolate 1008001.06 chromosome A11, Gossypium_hirsutum_v2.1, whole genome shotgun sequence genomic window carries:
- the LOC107923635 gene encoding 14 kDa proline-rich protein DC2.15, with protein MASKQSASMALLLALNILFFSLVSATAPSPPTKPNHKPKANPNPSTPSSQGKCPRDALKLGVCANVLGLVKPVIGSPPVMPCCSLLDGLVDLEAAVCLCTAIKANILGINLDIPVSLSLLLNVCSKKVPYGFQC; from the coding sequence ATGGCTTCAAAACAATCAGCTTCCATGGCCCTCCTTTTGGCACTCAACATTCTCTTCTTTTCCTTGGTTAGTGCTACTGCCCCATCCCCTCCCACCAAACCTAACCATAAACCAAAGGCAAACCCCAACCCCAGCACCCCATCTTCACAAGGCAAGTGCCCTAGAGATGCCCTTAAATTAGGTGTATGTGCTAATGTGCTTGGCTTAGTCAAGCCCGTCATTGGTTCACCCCCAGTGATGCCATGCTGTTCCCTTCTTGATGGCCTCGTCGATCTCGAAGCTGCTGTTTGCCTTTGCACAGCTATCAAAGCTAACATCTTAGGCATCAACCTTGACATTCCAGTTTCTCTTAGCTTGCTCCTCAATGTTTGCTCAAAGAAAGTTCCTTATGGCTTCCAATGCTAA
- the LOC107923064 gene encoding 14 kDa proline-rich protein DC2.15 → MASKRSASMALFLALNILFFSLVSACGSCYSPTPKPKPNPNPNPTPTPSSQGKCPRDALKLGVCANVLGLAKPVIGSPPVMPCCSLLDGLVDLEAAVCLCTAIKANILGINLNIPVSLSLLLNVCSKNVPSNFQC, encoded by the coding sequence ATGGCGTCAAAAAGATCAGCTTCCATGGCCCTCTTTTTGGCACTCAACATTCTCTTCTTTTCCCTGGTCAGTGCTTGTGGTTCTTGCTATTCACCCACCCCTAAACCAAAGCCAAACCCAAACCCCAACCCCACCCCCACTCCATCTTCACAAGGCAAATGCCCTAGAGATGCCCTTAAATTAGGTGTATGTGCTAATGTGCTTGGCTTAGCCAAGCCCGTCATTGGTTCACCCCCAGTGATGCCATGCTGTTCCCTTCTTGATGGCCTCGTCGATCTCGAAGCTGCTGTTTGCCTTTGCACCGCTATCAAAGCTAACATCTTAGGCATCAACCTTAACATTCCAGTTTCCCTTAGCTTGCTCCTCAACGTTTGCTCAAAGAATGTTCCTTCCAACTTCCAATGCTAA